One region of Brassica napus cultivar Da-Ae chromosome A10, Da-Ae, whole genome shotgun sequence genomic DNA includes:
- the LOC106423033 gene encoding 1-aminocyclopropane-1-carboxylate oxidase homolog 5-like, translated as MDRSHERKAFDEMKIGVKGLADSGITEIPPMFRAPPTILASLKAPRATQQVNIPTIDLKGGSVHYKDQDLTTRRNVVEQIREAAEKWGFFRVTNHGISLELQERMLGGIRGFHEQDLQVRKQFYSRDHTRNFLYYTNVDLFTSASASWRDTVICYMAPDPPRSQDLPAVFGEVMLEYSKEVMSLGELIFELLSEALGLNPNHLKEMDCAKSQMMTGQYYPPCPQPDLTLGLSKHSDFAFLTVLLQDNIGGLQVLHDQAWIDVPPVPGSFVINIGDLLQFITNDKFISAEHRVIANESSEARVSVPCFFTTFKKANPRVYGPIKELLSEDNPPKYRDCSITEFSDIFSSKEITITRLLHLRI; from the exons ATGGATCGTTCTCATGAAAGAAAAGCTTTCGATGAGATGAAAATAGGCGTGAAAGGCCTTGCGGATTCAGGAATCACTGAGATTCCTCCCATGTTTCGTGCACCTCCTACTATTTTAGCAAGCCTGAAAGCACCACGAGCGACACAGCAGGTGAACATCCCCACCATTGATCTAAAGGGAGGAAGCGTACACTACAAGGATCAAGACTTGACGACGCGGAGGAACGTTGTGGAGCAGATCAGAGAAGCGGCTGAGAAATGGGGTTTCTTCCGAGTGACCAACCACGGGATCTCGCTCGAGTTGCAGGAGAGGATGCTTGGAGGGATTCGTGGGTTTCACGAGCAAGACTTGCAAGTTAGGAAACAGTTCTACTCTCGTGATCACACTCGAAACTTTCTTTACTACACCAACGTTGATCTATTCACCTCTGCCTCTGCCAGCTGGAGAGACACCGTTATTTGTTATATGGCTCCGGATCCTCCCCGATCTCAGGACTTGCCAGCTGTTTTCGG GGAGGTTATGTTGGAGTACTCAAAGGAAGTGATGAGTTTAGGTGAATTGATCTTTGAGCTTCTATCAGAGGCTTTAGGATTGAACCCTAACCACCTCAAGGAAATGGATTGCGCCAAGTCTCAGATGATGACTGGCCAATACTACCCACCTTGCCCTCAGCCTGACCTTACTTTAGGCTTAAGCAAGCACAGTGATTTTGCTTTTCTCACCGTTCTACTTCAGGACAATATTGGAGGACTTCAAGTTCTACATGACCAAGCCTGGATTGATGTTCCTCCTGTCCCTGGATCTTTTGTCATTAACATTGGAGATCTTCTACAG TTCATAACCAACGACAAGTTCATAAGCGCGGAGCATAGGGTGATAGCAAATGAATCTTCTGAAGCGCGTGTTTCAGTGCCATGTTTCTTCACCACGTTCAAGAAGGCGAATCCTCGAGTATATGGACCCATCAAAGAGCTCCTCTCAGAAGATAACCCTCCCAAGTATAGAGACTGTTCCATCACCGAGTTCTCAGACATCTTCAGTTCAAAAGAGATCACCATTACTAGGTTACTCCATCTCAGGATCTGA
- the LOC106422927 gene encoding histidine-containing phosphotransfer protein 5, whose protein sequence is MNTVVAQLQTQFQDYLVSLYQQGFLDNQFTELRKLQDEGTPDFVAEVVSLFFDDCSKLINSMSRSLERPENVDFKQVDSGVHQLKGSSSSVGARRVKNVCISFKECCDVQNREGCLRCLQQVDYEYKMLKTKLQDLFNLEKQIVQAGGAIPQVNIN, encoded by the exons ATGAACACCGTCGTTGCTCAGTTGCAGACACAGTTTCAAGACTACCTCGTTTCTCTTTATCAACAG ggatTTCTGGATAATCAGTTCACTGAGTTGAGAAAGTTGCAAGACGAAGGCACTCCTGATTTTGTAGCTGAGGTTGTCTCTCTTTTCTTTGACGACTGTTCCAAGCTTATTAATAGCATGTCTAGATCACT GGAGAGGCCAGAAAATGTGGATTTCAAACAGGTTGATTCAGGGGTGCATCAACTCAAGGGTAGTAGCTCAAG TGTTGGTGCAAGGAGGGTAAAAAATGTGTGTATATCTTTCAAGGAATGTTGTGATGTTCAGAACCGTGAAGG GTGTTTAAGGTGTCTGCAGCAGGTGGATTATGAATATAAGATGCTAAAGACCAAACTTCAGGATCTCTTCAAT CTAGAGAAACAGATCGTCCAAGCCGGAGGTGCGATTCCTCAGGTGAATATAAATTAG
- the LOC106423104 gene encoding LRR receptor-like serine/threonine-protein kinase ERL1, with protein sequence MRFSQLIWCLMFILQLSFFADAMLDPVDFLALQAIRKSLHDLPGSNFFHSWDFTSDPCGFAGVYCDGDKVISLNLGDPRAGSPGLSGRIDPAIGKLSALTELSIVPGRIMGALPATISQLKDLRFLAISRNYISGEIPASLGEVRRLRTLDLSYNQLTGTISPAIGTLRELSNLILCHNHLTGSIPPFLSQSLTRIDLKRNSLTGSISPASLPPSLKYLSLAWNQLTGPVDRVLIRLNQLNYLDLSFNRLTGTIPGRVFAFPITNLQLQRNFFYGSIQPANQVTIPTVDLSYNRFSGGISPLLSSVENLYLNSNRFTGEVPASFVDRLLSASIQTLYLQHNFLTGIQISPAAEIPVSSSLCLQYNCMVPPLQTPCPLKAGPQKTRPTTQCNEWRG encoded by the coding sequence ATGAGATTCTCTCAGTTGATTTGGTGTTTGATGTTTATCCTTCAGCTCAGCTTCTTCGCGGATGCGATGCTCGACCCTGTTGATTTCTTAGCTCTTCAAGCGATTCGTAAATCTCTCCACGACTTGCCCGGTTCCAATTTCTTCCACTCATGGGACTTCACCTCTGACCCCTGCGGCTTCGCTGGCGTCTACTGCGACGGCGATAAAGTGATTTCTCTCAACCTCGGCGATCCCAGAGCCGGTTCACCCGGTTTATCCGGTCGGATCGACCCAGCGATTGGCAAACTCTCTGCTCTCACGGAGCTCTCCATTGTCCCCGGACGTATCATGGGAGCTTTACCAGCTACAATCTCTCAGCTTAAAGACCTCCGTTTCCTCGCAATCAGCCGGAATTACATCTCCGGTGAGATTCCAGCGAGTCTCGGCGAGGTTCGCCGTCTCAGAACGCTCGATTTGAGCTACAATCAGCTCACCGGGACTATTTCTCCGGCCATCGGAACCTTACGGGAGCTCTCCAATTTGATTCTCTGCCACAATCACTTAACCGGATCAATCCCTCCGTTTCTATCCCAATCGCTAACCCGAATCGATCTTAAACGCAACAGCCTCACCGGTTCGATCTCTCCCGCGTCTCTCCCTCCTTCTCTGAAGTATCTATCACTCGCTTGGAACCAATTAACCGGACCGGTTGACAGAGTTTTAATCCGGTTAAACCAGCTTAACTACCTCGATCTCAGTTTCAACCGGTTAACCGGTACAATCCCCGGTCGAGTCTTCGCCTTCCCGATCACAAACCTCCAACTACAACGCAACTTCTTCTACGGTTCGATTCAGCCGGCGAATCAAGTGACGATCCCAACCGTTGATCTCAGCTACAACCGATTCTCCGGCGGGATATCTCCGCTTCTCTCAAGCGTCGAGAATCTCTACTTAAACAGCAATCGGTTCACCGGAGAAGTTCCGGCGAGCTTCGTGGATAGGCTGTTATCGGCGAGCATTCAGACGCTGTATCTGCAGCATAACTTCTTGACGGGGATACAGATTAGTCCGGCGGCGGAGATCCCGGTGAGCAGCTCGCTGTGTCTGCAGTATAACTGCATGGTGCCTCCGCTGCAGACGCCGTGTCCGCTTAAGGCCGGCCCACAGAAGACTAGGCCCACTACGCAGTGCAACGAATGGCGCGGATAA
- the LOC106422950 gene encoding RNA-binding protein BRN2-like, giving the protein MAEENEERVKLFVGQVPKHMTEDQLLALFQDFSIVHEVNIIKDKITRASRGCCFLICSSREEADKVVNGCHNKKTLPGASSPLQVKYADGEVERLEHKLFVGMLPKNVTEAEVLSLFSKYGTIKDVQILRGSLQTSKGCVFLKYESREQALAAMEAINGKHIMEGSNVPLVVKWADTERERQARRLQKAQSHASRLANSDPQNPSLFGALPMSYVPPYNGYGYHGPGTYGYMLQPAFHNVISPNHGANNALHEAALTESVPPRLAARRNFPMPLGNYSYHGLQYPMAFPRGMISPRLPLTTVSHGISNNGTSSPSSLQTEGPAGANLFIYNIPREFGDQELAVAFQPFGKVVSAKVFVDKATGVSKCFGFISYDSQEAAQNAINTMNGHQLNGKKLKVQVKRENGTQQQSNKHVNS; this is encoded by the exons ATGGCGGAGGAGAATGAAGAGAGGGTGAAGCTGTTCGTAGGACAAGTTCCGAAGCACATGACGGAGGATCAGCTCCTCGCATTGTTCCAGGACTTCTCCATCGTCCACGAAGTCAACATCATTAAGGACAAGATAACGCGAGCTTCCCGag GTTGTTGTTTTCTGATATGTTCTTCAAGAGAAGAAGCAGACAAGGTGGTCAATGGTTGTCATAACAAGAAGACTTTACCTGGG GCGTCTAGTCCGTTGCAAGTTAAGTATGCAGATGGCGAGGTTGAAAGACTAG AGCACAAACTTTTCGTCGGTATGCTTCCAAAGAATGTCACTGAAGCTGAAGTCTTATCCTTATTCTCCAAATACGGAACCATAAAGGATGTGCAGATTCTAAGAGGGTCTCTACAAACTAGCAAAG GCTGTGTTTTTCTGAAGTATGAGTCAAGAGAACAAGCGCTCGCTGCTATGGAGGCTATTAACGGAAAACATATAATGGAG gGATCGAATGTTCCTTTGGTTGTCAAATGGGCAGACACAGAAAGGGAAAGACAAGCCCGAAGACTTCAGAAAGCTCAATCTCATGCCTCCAGGCTCGCTAACTCTGATCCACAAAACCCTTCTCTGTTTGGAGCCTTGCCCATGAGTTATGTTCCTCCTTATAACGGATATGGCTATCAT GGACCTGGAACTTATGGGTACATGCTACAACCTGCATTCCACAATGTGATTTCACCAAACCATGGTGCCAATAATGCATTGCATGAAGCCGCTTTGACCGAGTCTGTTCCACCGCGTTTAGCCGCCCGTAGAAACTTCCCTATGCCTCTTGGAAACTACAGTTATCATGGTCTTCAGTATCCAATGGCGTTTCCTAGAGGGATGATCAGTCCTCGCCTTCCCCTAACCACTGTTTCACATGGCATTTCAAATAATGGCACATCGTCACCTTCCTCCCTTCAAACTGAAG GACCGGCAGGTGCAAATCTATTTATCTACAACATACCTAGGGAATTTGGAGATCAAGAACTTGCGGTTGCATTTCAACCCTTCGGTAAGGTTGTAAGCGCCAAGGTTTTTGTAGACAAGGCCACTGGTGTAAGCAAATGTTTTG GATTCATTAGTTATGACTCACAAGAAGCTGCTCAAAACGCCATTAACACGATGAACGGTCACCAATTAAACGGTAAGAAATTGAAAGTTCAGGTTAAGAGAGAAAACGGCACACAACAACAGAGTAACAAACACGTAAACAGCTGA
- the LOC106422940 gene encoding protein NETWORKED 3A has protein sequence MVMDSSKWWWIGNHNTTNFSPWLHSTLSELDEKTKEMLRVIDEDADSFAARAEMYYKKRPELVAMVQDFYRSHRSLAERYDLLRPSSVHRHGSEKSRHEKSSTWDESSWSEACETHEEYYAESEVDDGEDKWVDEGEETETSRVDDGMMKEEVERLREENKVYSEIVREKDEEKREAIRQMSLAIQMLKEENSELKRCVSNVVAKHNDKESDVSQRKQQMWKAFEFNKLEGLFGRVVGNWVVPKTDPTTSRELMTL, from the exons ATGGTGATGGATTCATCAAAATGGTGGTGGATTGGAAACCACAACACGACTAATTTCTCTCCATGGCTTCACTCTACTCTCTCTG AGTTGGATGAGAAGACAAAGGAGATGCTGAGAGTGATCGATGAGGATGCGGACTCTTTCGCCGCACGAGCCGAGATGTATTACAAGAAAAGGCCTGAGCTCGTTGCTATGGTCCAAGATTTCTACCGCTCGCATCGCTCCTTAGCCGAGAGGTACGACTTGTTGAGACCTTCCTCTGTGCACCGACACGGCTCAGAGAAGAGTCGTCATGAGAAGTCATCAACTTGGGATGAGTCTTCTTGGTCCGAGGCGTGCGAGACTCATGAGGAGTACTACGCTGAGTCCGAAGTCGATGACGGTGAAGACAAATGGGTCGATGAAGGTGAGGAAACGGAAACATCCCGAGTTGATGATGGGATGATGAAGGAAGAGGTAGAGAGGCTGAGAGAGGAGAATAAGGTTTACAGTGAGATTGTAAGGGAGAAAGATGAGGAGAAGAGAGAAGCTATAAGGCAGATGAGTTTAGCGATTCAAATGCTCAAAGAAGAGAACTCGGAGCTGAAGAGATGTGTTTCTAACGTTGTTGCAAAGCATAATGATAAGGAGAGTGATGTGTCTCAGAGGAAGCAACAGATGTGGAAGGCGTTTGAGTTTAACAAGCTTGAAGGGTTGTTTGGGAGAGTAGTGGGCAATTGGGTCGTCCCAAAGACGGATCCTACTACTTCCAGAGAGCTCATgactctttaa
- the LOC106423089 gene encoding coproporphyrinogen-III oxidase 1, chloroplastic: protein MASHSLVSSPHPLAPFSSHHHHHRLHHSPNLSTLPFPKPIKTKPNHSLRCSVSIEKEVPETERPFTFLRDSDDSSHSSSSTSVRARFETMIRAAQDSVCEAIEAVENGPKFKEDVWSRPGGGGGISRVLQDGNVFEKAGVNVSVVYGVMPPEAYRAAKGSASDQKPGPVPFFAAGVSSVLHPKNPFAPTLHFNYRYFETDAPKDVPGAPRQWWFGGGTDFTPAYIFEEDVKHFHSIQKQACDKFDPSFYPRFKKWCDDYFYIKHRDERRGLGGIFFDDLNDYDQEMLLKFSTECANSVVPAYIPIVEKRKDMEFTEQHKAWQQLRRGRYVEFNLVYDRGTTFGLKTGGRIESILVSLPLSARWEYDHKPEEGSEEWKLLDACINPKEWI from the exons ATGGCTTCTCACTCTCTCGTCTCTTCTCCTCATCCCTTAGCTCCCTTCTCCtctcatcaccatcaccatcgtCTCCACCACTCCCCCAATCTCTCCACTCTCCCTTTCCCCAAACCAATCAAAACCAAACCCAATCACTCCCTCCGATGCTCCGTCTCAATCGAGAAAGAAGTCCCCGAAACTGAACGGCCCTTCACCTTCCTCAGAGACTCCGACGACTCCTCCCACTCTTCCTCCTCAACTTCAGTCAGAGCTCGTTTCGAGACCATGATTAGAGCTGCTCAGGACAGCGTCTGCGAGGCCATCGAAGCCGTCGAAAACGGTCCGAAGTTCAAAGAAGACGTCTGGTCTCGTcccggcggaggaggaggaatcAGCCGCGTGTTGCAGGACGGGAATGTGTTCGAGAAAGCTGGGGTGAATGTCTCTGTGGTTTACGGTGTGATGCCTCCCGAAGCTTACAGAGCTGCGAAAGGCTCGGCGTCGGATCAGAAGCCTGGTCCGGTTCCGTTCTTTGCTGCGGGAGTTAGCTCGGTTTTGCATCCTAAGAACCCTTTTGCGCCGACTCTGCATTTTAATTATCGGTATTTCGAGACTGATGCTCCGAAGG ATGTTCCTGGAGCTCCGAGGCAGTGGTGGTTTGGTGGTGGAACTGATTTTACGCCGGCTTACATCTTTGAAGAGGATGTCAAGCATTTTCATTCG ATTCAAAAGCAAGCGTGTGACAAGTTCGACCCTTCTTTCTATCCACGATTCAAGAAGTGGTGTGATGACTACTTTTACATCAAG CACCGTGATGAGAGACGAGGACTTGGAGGGATATTTTTTGACGATCTTAATGACTATGATCAAGAAATGCTTCTGAAATTCTCCACTG AATGTGCGAACTCAGTGGTACCGGCTTATATACCTATAGTAGAGAAGAGGAAAGACATGGAATTTACAGAGCAGCACAAGGCATGGCAACAGTTGCGAAGAGGAAGATATGTCGAATTCAACTTG GTATATGATCGTGGAACGACATTTGGTTTGAAGACGGGAGGGAGAATAGAGAGTATTCTTGTTTCTCTTCCTCTGTCAGCAAGATGGGAGTATGACCAT AAACCGGAAGAGGGGAGCGAGGAGTGGAAGCTGTTGGATGCTTGTATCAACCCCAAGGAGTGGATATAG